DNA from Tripterygium wilfordii isolate XIE 37 chromosome 4, ASM1340144v1, whole genome shotgun sequence:
GCTCGGCCAAGTTCAATTTCCCCCATAATCCACCGGATATAGCAGGTGGGAGGTCGATGAGTTCGCCAGAGATTCAATTGGCGGCGGCCAGGTTTGCAAATGTGGAGCCGGAGCAACCGAGAAGCCACTCGGGTCACTCGATGGATAGGTTCGTATCCGTATCGCAAATGGAAGATTCCCCTTCTCCTTCAGTTTCAGATGGGACGGTCCAATTGGATCATGAAATAAATTTGGACTTGTCCTTGCCGGATCTATTTACCAATTTGGGTTCGGGTAATTACGAGACGGATTACGGGTTTTTTCCGGGTCTGGATGATTTTAGCGACAATTTTCTTACACCAATAATGCCTTCACTTGATTATGAAGACGAGAATCT
Protein-coding regions in this window:
- the LOC119996470 gene encoding ethylene-responsive transcription factor ERF017-like, with protein sequence MVKHNTTTDQRQDDQRSNVIKFKGVRKRNWGKWVSEIRLPNSRERIWLGSYDSAEKAARAFDAALFCLRGRSAKFNFPHNPPDIAGGRSMSSPEIQLAAARFANVEPEQPRSHSGHSMDRFVSVSQMEDSPSPSVSDGTVQLDHEINLDLSLPDLFTNLGSGNYETDYGFFPGLDDFSDNFLTPIMPSLDYEDENLEQYLVQDSFLWNF